A stretch of the Glandiceps talaboti chromosome 23, keGlaTala1.1, whole genome shotgun sequence genome encodes the following:
- the LOC144453036 gene encoding protein LTO1 homolog, giving the protein MASQAIASQTVKDTEEMDDLDLAFDKIVYAEERYQEAGFNEGYSDGKLKGLQEGQKLGKQKAQEIASEIGFYQGFITTWRMILQRDESTSNSRKLKVLESVHTLLEQFPLNDVHCKNFFEDLNKIRAKFKQVCSLLNVTLKFEGEPRKDKPVLSF; this is encoded by the exons atgGCTTCACAAGCCATAGCATCACAGACTGTGAAAGACACAGAGGAAATGGATGATTTGGACCTGGCTTTTGACAAGATAGTGTATGCAGAGGAAAG ATACCAGGAGGCGGGTTTCAATGAAGGCTACTCTGATGGCAAACTGAAAGGATTACAAGAAGGTCAAAAACTTGGTAAACAAAAAGCACAAGAAATAGCATCAGAGATTGGTTTCTATCAGGGTTTTATTACAACATGGAGAATGATCTTACAACGTGATGAATCTACTAGTAATTCAAG GAAACTAAAAGTTTTAGAATCAGTCCACACTTTACTAGAACAGTTTCCTTTGAATGATGTCCATTGTAAAAACTTCTTTGAAGACTTAAACAAAATAAGAGCCAAGTTCAAACAG GTTTGTTCATTACTTAACGTTACTCTGAAGTTTGAAGGAGAACCAAGAAAAGATAAACCAGTTTTATCATTCTGA